The following DNA comes from Flavobacterium sp. N3904.
TAACAAAAAATTCTCCCATAATGATGTTTCTAAATTATTTTTAGTTAGCGCTGATTATTGTTGAGCTTTACCTGGAATCCACTCAGTAATCTTTGGAGTTATAACGCTTCCACTTTTCAATAAGGATGTACCCCCCAATGCAATTTTATCCTCTGCTGTTAATCCATCCGTAACAATATATCCATCTTTGTAAGAAGGTCCGATTTGTATAATTTTCATCTGCACTTTATTGTCTTTATCCAAAACATAAACCTGGCTGATCCCCTGCATTTCTATAACGGCTCTTTGTGGAATTATTAATGCATTTTTACGAATATCCGTTACCAAAAGAATTTTTACATATTGACCAGGACGAATCAATCTGTCAGGATTAGGAAATGAAGCTTCAAATGTTACAGCACCTGTGGTTGGATCAATTTGTCTGTCTGCAAAACTTATTTTTCCTGCTTGTGGGTAAACAGATCCATCTGACAACAACAATGAGACTAATTCTCCAGACCCTTTTAAACTAGAATTATCCTTTTTTATTTCTCTAAAAATTCGAAGAAATTCTTGCTCACTCATAGTAAAACGCACCCTTACATTTCCTATATCGGATATGGTATTCAGTACTGTTGATGATCCAGGCTGCACATAATCACCAACTCTTACTTTTGAAATGCCAATTAATCCAGAAATCGGAGCGATAATTCTGCAATATCCCAATTCTATTTTTGCGTTTTCAAGAGTTGCCTTAGAAGCTTCTATTCTTGCAATTGAAGCATTATAAGTTGACTTTGCGGCTATTAATTCACGTTGACTTACAGCGTTAATTTTAGCCAAAGGTTCAATCATTTCAAAATCAGATTTTGATTTTGCCAAACGTGCTTGTGACTCTGCCAAATCCCCTTTTGCGATATTAACTTTTTCTTGATAGGGTAGCGGATCTATAGTATAAAGCAGCTGTCCCTTCGTTACTGCATTTCCCTCTTTAAAATTGAGACTTTCTATCAAACCATCAACTCTGGGATTAATTTGAATATCGGATTGACCAAAAGATTGTCCAGTATATTCAGACTCAAGCTTCACATCTTCTTGCAAAACCTCAGCTACTGAAATTTCAAGTGTTTTGATTTCAGGTGCTGATTCCTTTTTACAAGAGAACCAAACAGTTGACAATATAAATAAAACAATAAGGGTTATAAATTTTCTTAGCGTATTCATCAATTTTGATTTAATAGTTAATACGCTAATTTAATATTTTTTACATTATTATTATAATTAAAAGTTAAAAAATATCTTTATATTCGTTATACAAATGTTAATATTCTAAATACCTTTAGAGTTCATTGTTTTTTGGGCTCAAATTCATCTTTCTATCGCTTAATAACATATAAATTTAAAATTTGAAGTAAATTTCTTCTTTTAAATTTTGAATCACAGTAATCATTTAGTAATTAAAAAGTAATAATTATGTCAAAAAACAATAATAAAGACGCAAATAATTTTGAAGAAAAAGCACGTGACTTGAGTAATGTGAGCAAAAAAGAGCTTGTTAAAAGAGCCAAGAATTTCTCAAAACAATATTGTGTTGGTAAAAACGAAGATTTTCGACTTAAGGACTATGAAACAAAAGCCAGTTTTAATTTAGGCCCAGAAGGAAAACCGTTAGTCAATGAAACACTGCAAATAGGTGTTGATGCGCTGGCTGCCCTGCAAGACATATTGTATGCACAAGACAAATGGTCACTTTTGATCATTTTTCAGGCAATGGATGCTGCAGGAAAAGATGGTGCCATCAAACATGTAATGTCTGGTGTAAATCCACAAGGTTGTCAAGTCTCTTCATTTAAAGCTCCAAGCCCCGAAGATTTAGATCATGATTATCTGTGGCGTTGTCAAAAACATTTGCCAGAACGAGGACGCATTGGAATTTTCAATCGTTCCTACTACGAAGAAGTTTTGGTAGTACGGGTTCATGAAGCTATTTTAAAAGGACAAAAACTTCCGGAGAAATTGATTACCAAAGATATTTGGGAAGACCGTTTTCAGGATATCCGAAATTTTGAAAAATATTTAAATAGAAATGGAACAATTGTCATAAAGTTTTTTCTAAACGTTTCCAAAGACGAACAAAAAAAACGTTTTATCGAAAGGGTAGACGATCCAGACAAAAACTGGAAATTTAGCGCCGCCGATGCCAAAGAACGTGGTTATTGGAATGATTACATGCACGCTTACGAAGAGTTAATCAAAAACACCTCAACCGAAAAATCACCTTGGTATGTCATTCCTGCCGACAATAAATCGTATGCCCGAATCGCCATCGCTTCAGCCATTATTACTGCTTTAGATGAAATGGACTTGGAATATCCTACTGTAAGTGCTGCCAAAATAGCCGAATTGAATGCCGTTAAAAAAGCATTACTTGAAGAGAAAGACTAATATACTTTATTCTGTTTTGAATGATGATTTCAAAAATTTTTCCTATCAGTGTCTGGATTGCAGCATACAATACCAAAACCTTAAAAAGTGACTTTATTGCCGGAATTACCTTGGCTGCCTATGGAATTCCGGTATCGCTCGCTTATGCAACTCTCGCTGGGCTTCCTCCTCAATACGGAATTTATGGTTATCTGATTGGCGGTTTATTTTATGCACTATTGGGTACAAGCAAGCAATTAGCCATTGGTCCCACATCGGCAATTTCCTTACTTATAGGAACAACCATTGCTGATATGGCCCATGGAGATGTACAGCGTTGGGCCGATATTGCCTCGCTCACTGCCTTAGTTTTTGCAGGAATGGCAATACTTGCTTATCTATTAAGGTTGAGTGGGATTATCAATTTTATCAGCGAAACCGTTTTGGTTGGTTTCAAAGCGGGTGCTGCCATAACCATTGGTTTAACCCAGTTACCCAAACTATTTGGCATAAAAGGAGGCGGTGACAATTTTCTAGATCGCGTACTTACACTTATTCAACAACTACCAGACACCAATATCGCTGTATTTACTTTTGGCATTACCGCCATTTTCATACTAATTGTTGGCGAAAAAAAAGCGCCTGGTCGACCCATAGCTATACTTGTTGTAATACTTTCGATTTTAATTATTTCGACAACATCATTAGGCCTACAAGGGTTTAAAACAGTTGGAGTTATACCTACAGGGCTACCTGAATTTCATTTGCCTTCACTACGAATAAGTGATGTAGACGGAGTACTTCCGCTCGCAATGGCTTGTTTTCTATTATCCTATATCGAAAGCGTATCGGCGGGAAGAACATTGGCGCAAAAAAATGGATACAACATTGACCCTCGACAAGAATTACTGGCGCTTGGTATTGCCAATGCTGCCGTGGCGTTAGGCCAAGGATATCCTGTTGCAGGAGGCTTGTCACAATCTGCTGTAAACGATACAGCTGGAGCCAAAACACCATTATCTTTAGTATTTACATCAGCAGCAATTGCCATCTGCCTGTTGTTTTTAACCGGATTTCTCCAAAATTTGCCAACCGTAGTTTTGGCCGCTATTGTATTGGTAGCCATAAGAGGCCTTTTTGACGTAGTAGAATTAAAACACCTTTATAAGATCAACAAACAGGAATTTTACGTTGCCATGATTGCCCTTGTAGGGGTTCTCATTTGGGGAATCTTAACAGGTGTTTTGCTGGCTGCCATCGTTACTTTGCTGTTATTAATCAAAGCAACTTCAAAACCCACTGTCGCTTTCTTGGGCAGAATTCCCGGGACCAAACGCTATACCGACATTGCCAGACATCCAGACAACGAAAATATAGAAGGCGTATTGATTGTTCGAATCGAATCGGCGATTTTGTATTTTAATTCCGAATTTATAAAAGAACAACTATGGCTCAAAATCAATAGCGAATCTGACTCCTTAAAAAACGTAATATTGGACCTAAATTCCTCTCCCCGAATCGATATTGCCGGAGCTCGTTTTTTGAAACAGCTTTTTATCGATTTGAAAGCCAAAAATATTTCATTAAAAATTGCCGAAGCCCGTTCCGAAGTTCGCGACACATTACGTTCAGAAAATCTGGAAGCACTTTTGGGTCACATTAGCCGTTCTGTTTCGGTAGATGATTTAGTAGTTGAAGCGACAAAAAAATAAGCAAGAGCCAGTTTCTGTAAATCTTAACCAAAATTGGTAAATCACAAAAAAACCGCAAATTAGAACCCAAAAACTCTAAAAATTTACTAAATTTGCGCCCGATTTCGGATGCGTTATTTCGAAATTAACCTATATTTTTCCCAACTTAAATTAGTTTATAGCATGCAACTGTACAACACTTTAAGCGCAGAGGAAAGAGCCACTATGATTGACGATGCCGGAAAGCAACGTCTCACATTGTCTTTTTATGCCTACGCGCAAATTCAAAATCCAACACAATTTCGTAACGAATTATTTCTAGCTTGGAACCCTCTTGAGGTTCTGGGAAGAATTTATGTTGCCCACGAAGGTATCAATGCCCAACTTTCGCTTCCGGCAGATCATTTCTACGAATTCAAAAATACTATTGAACAATACGATTTTATGAAAGGAATCCGTTTGAACATTGCTGTAGAGCATGACGACCATTCCTTTTTGAAACTCACCGTAAAAGTCCGCGACAAAATCGTAGCCGATGGATTGGTTGACGAAACTTTTGACGTAACCAATATCGGAATTCACCTAAAAGCACAGGAATTCAACGATTTACTCGAAGATCCAAATACGATTGTGGTTGATATGCGCAACCATTACGAGTCCGAAATTGGTCATTTCACCAAAGCTATCAGACCCGATGTGGATACTTTTAGAGAATCATTACCAATCATCGAAGAGCAATTGGCCGAGCACAAACAAGACAAAAAACTATTGATGTATTGCACTGGTGGTATTCGTTGCGAAAAAGCCAGCGCTTACTTCAAACACAAAGGTTTCGAAAATGTCTATCAACTCGAAGGCGGTATTATCGAATACACCCGCCAAGTAAAAGCTGAAGGTCTTGAAAGCAAATTCATTGGTAAAAACTTTGTATTTGACCACCGCTTGGGCGAAAGAATTACAGACGACATCGTTTCGCAATGCCATCAATGTGGCGCACCTTGTGATGTACATACCAATTGTGCCAATGAAGGTTGTCATTTACTTTTCATCCAATGTGAATCCTGTAAAGAAAAAATGTATGGCTGTTGCTCCACCGAATGTGTAACGGTAATCCATCTTCCGGAAGAAGAACAAAAAGCCATTCGTAGAGGCATTAAAAACGGAAATAAAATCTTTAAAAAAGGAAAATCTGAGGTCTTGACGTTCAAGAACAATCAAGATCCTTTGGCAAATGTTCCTAATCTTAGCGATTTAGTGAAATCAAAAACTGTAGCTAAAAGAGAGCCCAAAATAAAAAAACAATACGTTGGAAAAGGAACCCACTTTTTTCCAAAACCAAGTATTGCCCAATTTTTGATTGAAGAAAATGAAATCAACGTTGGGGACAAAATCTTAATCAAAGGTTCAACAACCGGAGAGCAACAATTGATTATTGAAGAAATGTTTGTCAATGAAATTGCTTCCGCAAAAGCGATTGCTGGCGAGACTTGTACTTTTAAAGTGCCGTTTCGTATTCGCTTATCTGATAAATTATATAAAATTTTAGACTAATTTATCATGACAACAAACAACAAAATAGAATTAATGGCTCCCGCAGGAAACTTCGAGTCGTTACAAGCAGGATTAGACAACGGAGCCGATTCCGTTTACTTTGGTGTAGAACAATTGAATATGCGAGCCCGAGCAACGGTCAATTTCACGATGGATGATTTACCGGAAATCGCTCGTCGTTGCGAAGCCAAAAACGTTCGAAGTTATTTGACATTAAACACCATCATTTACGATCACGATTTATCGGTAGTGAAAACTTTATTGGCGAAAGCCAAAGAAGCTAACATAACAGCCGTAATTGCTTCCGATCAAGCTGTAATTGCGATGGCAAGAGGAATCGGCATGGAAGTTCATATTTCGACCCAATTGAACGTTACGAATATCGAAACCATCAGATTCTACAGCTTATTTGCCGACACGATGGTATTGAGTAGAGAGTTGAGTTTACGCCAAGTAAAAAGCATAACCTCCCAAATAGAAAAAGAACAAATCAAAGGGCCCAACGGCAACTTGGTAGAAATCGAAATCTTTGGTCACGGTGCTTTGTGTATGGCAGTTTCGGGAAAATGCTATTTGAGTCTGCATTCGAACAACTCCTCTGCAAACCGTGGTGCCTGCAAACAAAACTGCCGTAAAAAATACACCGTTATCGATCAGGAAACCGGTTTTGAAATTGAAGTAGATAATGAATATCTAATGTCGCCAAAAGATTTATGCACATTGGATTTTCTGGACCAAGTAATTGATTCCGGTATTCAAGTCTTGAAAATTGAAGGTCGTGGCCGTGCACCTGAATATGTGGCAACAGTAATCAAAACCTATCGTGAAGCAATTGACTCTTATTACGAAGGCACTTTCTCTAAAGAAAAAGTAACCGTTTGGATGGAAGCCCTTAATACAGTTTACAATCGTGGTTTTTGGGCAGGGTATTATCTCGGACAGGAATTAGGGGAATGGAGCGATGTTTCGGGATCGGTAGCTACGCAAAAGAAAGTATATGTGGGCAAAGGAACCCATTTTTTTCCAAAAGCCGAAATCGGTCAATTCAAGATCGAAGCTTACGATATCAAAGTGGGTGACAAAATATTGGTGACAGGACCAAGTACCGGAGCCCAGGAAATGATTATCAAAGAAATGTACGTAAATGATGTAACGGCAGACAAAGCTACGAAAGGCGACGATTGCACTTTAAAACTGCCTTTCAGAATTCGAATGTCCGACAAATTATACAAAATAGTTGAAGCCTAATGGTTATCGTAACGTTGCAAAGAGACAAATGTATTGGCTGCAATTATTGTGTGGAGATGGCACCCATTCAATTTCAAATGTCCAAAAAAGACGGAAAATCGGTGTTGATCAAAAGTGTAAACGCCAAAGG
Coding sequences within:
- a CDS encoding rhodanese-related sulfurtransferase; the encoded protein is MQLYNTLSAEERATMIDDAGKQRLTLSFYAYAQIQNPTQFRNELFLAWNPLEVLGRIYVAHEGINAQLSLPADHFYEFKNTIEQYDFMKGIRLNIAVEHDDHSFLKLTVKVRDKIVADGLVDETFDVTNIGIHLKAQEFNDLLEDPNTIVVDMRNHYESEIGHFTKAIRPDVDTFRESLPIIEEQLAEHKQDKKLLMYCTGGIRCEKASAYFKHKGFENVYQLEGGIIEYTRQVKAEGLESKFIGKNFVFDHRLGERITDDIVSQCHQCGAPCDVHTNCANEGCHLLFIQCESCKEKMYGCCSTECVTVIHLPEEEQKAIRRGIKNGNKIFKKGKSEVLTFKNNQDPLANVPNLSDLVKSKTVAKREPKIKKQYVGKGTHFFPKPSIAQFLIEENEINVGDKILIKGSTTGEQQLIIEEMFVNEIASAKAIAGETCTFKVPFRIRLSDKLYKILD
- a CDS encoding ferredoxin, which encodes MVIVTLQRDKCIGCNYCVEMAPIQFQMSKKDGKSVLIKSVNAKGFYTLKSPDHTIVESCELAAKACPVKIISVKET
- a CDS encoding peptidase U32 family protein, with the translated sequence MTTNNKIELMAPAGNFESLQAGLDNGADSVYFGVEQLNMRARATVNFTMDDLPEIARRCEAKNVRSYLTLNTIIYDHDLSVVKTLLAKAKEANITAVIASDQAVIAMARGIGMEVHISTQLNVTNIETIRFYSLFADTMVLSRELSLRQVKSITSQIEKEQIKGPNGNLVEIEIFGHGALCMAVSGKCYLSLHSNNSSANRGACKQNCRKKYTVIDQETGFEIEVDNEYLMSPKDLCTLDFLDQVIDSGIQVLKIEGRGRAPEYVATVIKTYREAIDSYYEGTFSKEKVTVWMEALNTVYNRGFWAGYYLGQELGEWSDVSGSVATQKKVYVGKGTHFFPKAEIGQFKIEAYDIKVGDKILVTGPSTGAQEMIIKEMYVNDVTADKATKGDDCTLKLPFRIRMSDKLYKIVEA
- a CDS encoding SulP family inorganic anion transporter; translation: MMISKIFPISVWIAAYNTKTLKSDFIAGITLAAYGIPVSLAYATLAGLPPQYGIYGYLIGGLFYALLGTSKQLAIGPTSAISLLIGTTIADMAHGDVQRWADIASLTALVFAGMAILAYLLRLSGIINFISETVLVGFKAGAAITIGLTQLPKLFGIKGGGDNFLDRVLTLIQQLPDTNIAVFTFGITAIFILIVGEKKAPGRPIAILVVILSILIISTTSLGLQGFKTVGVIPTGLPEFHLPSLRISDVDGVLPLAMACFLLSYIESVSAGRTLAQKNGYNIDPRQELLALGIANAAVALGQGYPVAGGLSQSAVNDTAGAKTPLSLVFTSAAIAICLLFLTGFLQNLPTVVLAAIVLVAIRGLFDVVELKHLYKINKQEFYVAMIALVGVLIWGILTGVLLAAIVTLLLLIKATSKPTVAFLGRIPGTKRYTDIARHPDNENIEGVLIVRIESAILYFNSEFIKEQLWLKINSESDSLKNVILDLNSSPRIDIAGARFLKQLFIDLKAKNISLKIAEARSEVRDTLRSENLEALLGHISRSVSVDDLVVEATKK
- a CDS encoding efflux RND transporter periplasmic adaptor subunit, translating into MNTLRKFITLIVLFILSTVWFSCKKESAPEIKTLEISVAEVLQEDVKLESEYTGQSFGQSDIQINPRVDGLIESLNFKEGNAVTKGQLLYTIDPLPYQEKVNIAKGDLAESQARLAKSKSDFEMIEPLAKINAVSQRELIAAKSTYNASIARIEASKATLENAKIELGYCRIIAPISGLIGISKVRVGDYVQPGSSTVLNTISDIGNVRVRFTMSEQEFLRIFREIKKDNSSLKGSGELVSLLLSDGSVYPQAGKISFADRQIDPTTGAVTFEASFPNPDRLIRPGQYVKILLVTDIRKNALIIPQRAVIEMQGISQVYVLDKDNKVQMKIIQIGPSYKDGYIVTDGLTAEDKIALGGTSLLKSGSVITPKITEWIPGKAQQ
- a CDS encoding polyphosphate kinase 2 family protein, with the translated sequence MSKNNNKDANNFEEKARDLSNVSKKELVKRAKNFSKQYCVGKNEDFRLKDYETKASFNLGPEGKPLVNETLQIGVDALAALQDILYAQDKWSLLIIFQAMDAAGKDGAIKHVMSGVNPQGCQVSSFKAPSPEDLDHDYLWRCQKHLPERGRIGIFNRSYYEEVLVVRVHEAILKGQKLPEKLITKDIWEDRFQDIRNFEKYLNRNGTIVIKFFLNVSKDEQKKRFIERVDDPDKNWKFSAADAKERGYWNDYMHAYEELIKNTSTEKSPWYVIPADNKSYARIAIASAIITALDEMDLEYPTVSAAKIAELNAVKKALLEEKD